Proteins co-encoded in one uncultured Bacteroides sp. genomic window:
- a CDS encoding IS66 family transposase, whose product MTDTANDKEFILALLEERNRLYQHNARLQSKLDELESADVEIASCKQTIEEQKLIIEKKDQKIGQLEYQLQYLRRKYFGKSSEKFITPDPLQRKLDFEGFDVLPEEKALAKEAQKQIIEYKIRRTTAKSNDKPVRQNLPDSLERREERIRPAGIDEVNWKKIGEEITEILEHKPDEFYVRRIIREKWVLKNKTLNVEKEVVIAPMPFLPIAKSFAGASLLAEILNNKYTYHIPFYRQLQMFKQTGLSLSASTVNGWFSESADMLRPLYYRLKEIILSTDYLQVDETTIPIINNEKHKTVKGYLWMVRAVVQNLVLFYYDHGSRAQSVAIGLLKDFRGALQTDGYEVYSIYEKKKGVLPIGCWAHARRYFEQALDNDKARATYALEQIALLYDVEKQADNENLSYEERADLRSRLAYPILVLFEKWLYQEYDKVLPKSRIGKAISYTYKIFPRLTRYHLDGRYRIDNNLAENAIRPIALGRLCAAQHNLPYVGNAVMLAS is encoded by the coding sequence ATGACAGACACGGCAAACGACAAAGAATTCATTTTGGCACTGTTGGAAGAGCGGAACAGACTCTATCAACACAATGCTCGTTTACAAAGTAAACTGGATGAATTAGAATCTGCCGATGTTGAAATAGCCTCCTGTAAGCAGACCATTGAAGAACAAAAGCTTATCATTGAGAAAAAGGACCAAAAGATTGGGCAACTGGAGTATCAGCTTCAATACCTGAGAAGAAAGTACTTCGGTAAATCCAGTGAGAAGTTTATCACTCCTGATCCCTTGCAAAGAAAACTCGATTTTGAAGGCTTTGATGTCTTGCCGGAAGAAAAGGCGCTTGCCAAAGAAGCCCAAAAACAGATCATAGAATATAAAATCCGTCGTACTACAGCAAAAAGTAATGATAAACCAGTACGCCAGAATTTGCCTGATTCTTTGGAACGAAGAGAAGAACGTATCAGACCAGCCGGTATTGATGAGGTAAACTGGAAAAAGATTGGCGAAGAAATAACTGAAATACTCGAACACAAACCGGATGAATTCTATGTTCGTCGTATCATCCGTGAAAAATGGGTTCTAAAGAATAAAACGCTGAATGTTGAAAAAGAAGTCGTTATAGCCCCTATGCCTTTTCTTCCTATAGCCAAAAGCTTTGCCGGAGCCTCGCTCCTGGCAGAGATATTAAATAATAAATACACCTATCACATTCCTTTCTATCGCCAGCTGCAAATGTTTAAGCAAACAGGCCTTTCTTTGTCTGCGTCTACAGTAAACGGATGGTTCTCAGAATCGGCAGATATGCTCAGACCATTATACTACAGATTAAAAGAGATCATTCTCTCTACGGATTATCTACAGGTAGATGAAACCACGATCCCGATAATCAATAATGAGAAGCATAAAACAGTCAAAGGATATCTTTGGATGGTACGGGCGGTGGTACAAAATCTGGTGCTCTTTTATTACGACCACGGTTCACGAGCGCAAAGTGTAGCAATCGGGCTACTGAAAGACTTCCGCGGGGCGCTTCAGACAGATGGCTATGAAGTTTACTCCATTTATGAAAAAAAGAAAGGTGTTTTACCAATAGGATGCTGGGCGCATGCCCGACGATATTTTGAACAGGCTTTGGATAATGATAAAGCCAGGGCAACATATGCCTTGGAACAGATAGCTTTGCTCTATGATGTGGAAAAACAGGCTGATAATGAGAACTTATCTTATGAAGAACGTGCTGATCTGCGAAGCAGACTGGCTTATCCAATCCTTGTACTCTTTGAAAAATGGCTTTATCAGGAATACGATAAAGTACTTCCCAAAAGCAGAATAGGTAAGGCTATTAGCTATACTTATAAGATTTTCCCAAGACTAACCAGATATCACCTTGATGGCAGATATCGGATAGACAACAATCTGGCTGAAAATGCCATCAGGCCTATCGCACTTGGAAGATTATGTGCAGCACAACATAATCTGCCTTATGTTGGCAATGCAGTTATGTTGGCATCATGA
- a CDS encoding glycosyl hydrolase family 28 protein: MQENKNDLFPDGTKIPDWFLKTTKVELNDLGKKFIITDYGAISDSLAIQTNAIQNTINEAAKQGGGVIVIPKGVFLSGALFFKPKTHLYVSEGAVLKGSDNIADYPVMPSRMEGQNLDYFPALVNAYGVDGFTISGKGTINGNGLNYWNAFWRRRKENPKCTNLEVSRPRLVFIWNCNNVQIQDVRLINSGFWTNHFYKCSNVKMIDLYIFSPVNPVKAPSTDAIDIDVCSNFLIKGCYLSVNDDAISLKGGKGPWADKNSCNGANSNIIIEDSEFGFCHSALTCGSESIHDRNVWMRNCKVKGPQRLLWFKMRSDTPQKYEFVTVENIEGEVYRLIDIKPWRQFFDLKGRKDMPLSSCENVSLRNINLKCGVFYDVKTPENYKLSDFSFQNLNIKAVNGSFDKSLIQGITLDNVKVNDLLIE, from the coding sequence ATGCAAGAAAATAAAAACGATTTATTCCCGGATGGTACAAAAATTCCAGATTGGTTTTTGAAAACAACAAAAGTTGAATTAAACGATTTGGGTAAAAAGTTTATAATTACCGACTATGGGGCAATTAGCGATAGCTTGGCAATTCAAACCAATGCCATTCAAAATACAATCAATGAAGCCGCTAAACAAGGAGGAGGTGTAATTGTAATACCTAAAGGCGTTTTTTTAAGCGGAGCTTTATTCTTTAAACCCAAAACACATTTATATGTTTCTGAAGGAGCTGTTTTAAAGGGATCAGATAATATTGCTGACTATCCCGTCATGCCTTCAAGAATGGAAGGTCAAAACCTCGATTATTTTCCTGCTTTAGTAAATGCATATGGAGTCGATGGTTTTACTATCTCGGGCAAAGGTACAATAAACGGAAACGGGCTTAACTATTGGAACGCTTTTTGGCGGAGAAGAAAAGAAAATCCCAAATGCACTAACTTAGAAGTATCCAGACCTCGATTGGTATTTATCTGGAATTGTAATAATGTTCAGATACAAGATGTAAGGCTAATTAATTCGGGCTTCTGGACAAATCACTTTTATAAATGTAGCAATGTAAAAATGATCGACCTTTATATCTTTTCACCAGTTAACCCCGTAAAAGCTCCAAGTACGGATGCAATTGATATTGATGTATGTTCCAACTTCCTGATAAAAGGATGCTATCTGTCAGTAAACGATGATGCTATTTCTTTAAAAGGAGGAAAAGGTCCCTGGGCTGATAAAAATAGCTGCAATGGTGCTAACTCAAATATCATCATTGAAGATAGTGAATTTGGTTTTTGTCATTCAGCATTGACATGTGGAAGCGAATCAATACATGACAGAAACGTGTGGATGCGAAATTGTAAGGTAAAAGGCCCCCAGAGATTATTGTGGTTTAAAATGAGATCTGACACTCCTCAGAAATACGAGTTTGTTACAGTTGAAAACATTGAAGGGGAAGTATATCGTTTAATTGATATTAAACCATGGCGTCAGTTTTTTGATTTAAAAGGACGTAAGGATATGCCATTATCTTCTTGTGAAAATGTCAGTTTAAGAAATATAAATTTAAAATGCGGAGTGTTTTATGATGTAAAGACTCCCGAAAATTACAAACTGTCTGATTTTTCATTCCAGAATTTAAATATTAAAGCTGTAAATGGTTCGTTCGATAAAAGCCTGATACAAGGAATAACTCTAGATAATGTAAAAGTGAATGATCTCTTAATAGAGTAA
- the hisC gene encoding histidinol-phosphate transaminase, whose product MKALKELTRPNIWDLKPYSSARDEYKGVEASVFLDANENPYNGPHNRYPDPMQRDLKEMIASIKKVKPENIFLGNGSDEAIDLVYRAFCEPAIDNVVAIDPTYGMYKVCADVNNVDYRNVLLDDDYQFSADKLLASTDENTKLIFLCSPNNPTGNDLLHSEIEKVINDFEGLVILDEAYNDFSDRPSFLSELDKYPNLIVFQTFSKAMGCAAIRLGMAFASRQIIDILSKIKYPYNVNLLTQQQAMNTLKNYSQVEAWVNMLLEERAYLVKAFAALPCTEKIYPTDANFFLAKVTDAKAIYSYLVTKGIIVRNRTSIALCKDCLRVTVGTRQENDQLIEALKQYK is encoded by the coding sequence ATGAAAGCATTAAAAGAATTAACTCGTCCGAATATCTGGGATTTGAAACCCTATTCTTCGGCTCGTGATGAATATAAGGGTGTAGAAGCTTCAGTATTTCTTGATGCCAATGAGAATCCGTATAATGGTCCGCATAACCGTTACCCGGATCCTATGCAAAGAGATCTGAAAGAAATGATTGCTTCAATAAAAAAAGTAAAACCTGAAAATATCTTTCTGGGAAACGGAAGTGATGAAGCAATTGACCTTGTTTACCGTGCTTTCTGTGAGCCGGCAATAGACAATGTGGTTGCCATTGATCCTACTTACGGAATGTATAAGGTATGTGCTGATGTGAACAATGTGGATTACCGCAATGTGTTGCTTGATGATGATTATCAGTTCTCGGCAGATAAATTGCTGGCTTCTACTGACGAAAATACAAAGCTTATATTTCTTTGTTCTCCCAACAATCCTACAGGAAATGATTTATTGCATTCGGAGATAGAGAAAGTAATCAATGACTTTGAAGGCTTGGTGATTCTGGATGAGGCTTACAATGACTTTTCAGACAGACCCTCTTTCCTTTCAGAGTTGGATAAGTACCCCAATCTGATTGTTTTTCAAACATTCTCCAAAGCTATGGGGTGTGCTGCTATCCGCCTGGGAATGGCGTTTGCTTCTCGTCAGATTATTGATATTCTCAGTAAGATTAAGTATCCGTATAATGTAAATCTGCTCACTCAACAGCAGGCTATGAATACGCTGAAGAACTATTCTCAGGTAGAAGCGTGGGTAAATATGTTGCTTGAGGAACGTGCTTATCTGGTAAAAGCGTTTGCGGCTCTTCCATGCACGGAAAAGATCTATCCAACGGATGCAAACTTCTTCCTGGCTAAAGTAACTGATGCTAAAGCAATCTATAGTTATCTGGTGACCAAGGGCATTATTGTCCGCAACCGTACTTCCATTGCTCTCTGCAAGGACTGTCTGCGGGTGACAGTGGGAACCCGTCAGGAAAATGATCAGTTGATTGAAGCTTTGAAGCAATATAAATAG
- the hisB gene encoding bifunctional histidinol-phosphatase/imidazoleglycerol-phosphate dehydratase HisB, which yields MKKVLFIDRDGTLVIEPPVDFQLDSLEKLEFYPKVFKNLGFIRSKLDFEFVMVSNQDGLGTDSFPEETFWPAHNMMLKAFENEGITFDDFLIDPSMPEENSPNRKPGIGMMGKYLKEDAYDIANSFVLGDRITDVLLAKNLGCKAIFLQDSTDELKRKGLEDVCALATADWDRITEFLFAGERTAQVQRTTKETDIFVKLNLDGTGACDISTGLGFFDHMLEQIGKHSGMDLTIKVKGDLEVDEHHTIEDTAIALGDCIYQALGNKRGIERYGYCLPMDDCLCQVALDFGGRPWLVWDAEFKREKIGEMPTEMFLHFFKSLSDAAKMNLNIKAEGQNEHHKIEGIFKALARALKMAVKRDIYHYELPSTKGIL from the coding sequence ATGAAGAAAGTATTATTTATAGATAGAGACGGAACGCTGGTTATTGAACCGCCCGTTGATTTTCAACTAGACTCCCTGGAAAAGCTGGAGTTTTATCCAAAGGTATTTAAGAATCTCGGATTTATCCGCAGTAAACTTGATTTTGAGTTTGTGATGGTATCCAATCAGGATGGACTGGGAACGGATTCTTTTCCTGAAGAGACTTTTTGGCCTGCACATAACATGATGTTGAAAGCCTTTGAAAATGAAGGAATCACTTTTGATGATTTTCTGATCGACCCAAGTATGCCGGAGGAGAATAGTCCGAACCGCAAACCGGGCATTGGAATGATGGGGAAATACCTGAAAGAAGATGCCTATGACATTGCCAATAGTTTTGTGCTTGGCGATCGCATAACGGATGTGCTACTGGCAAAGAACCTGGGATGCAAAGCCATCTTCCTGCAGGATTCGACAGATGAACTGAAGCGTAAAGGATTGGAAGATGTTTGTGCGCTGGCAACTGCGGACTGGGATCGCATTACGGAATTCCTCTTTGCTGGCGAACGTACGGCACAGGTACAACGAACCACTAAGGAAACAGATATATTTGTAAAGTTGAACTTAGACGGAACCGGTGCTTGTGATATCTCTACCGGGCTGGGATTCTTTGACCACATGCTGGAACAGATAGGAAAGCATTCGGGAATGGACTTAACCATCAAGGTAAAAGGCGACTTAGAGGTAGACGAGCACCATACTATTGAAGATACAGCCATCGCTTTGGGCGATTGCATCTATCAGGCGTTAGGAAACAAACGCGGTATTGAAAGATACGGTTACTGCCTCCCTATGGACGATTGTCTGTGTCAGGTGGCACTTGACTTTGGAGGTCGTCCTTGGCTGGTATGGGATGCCGAGTTTAAACGCGAGAAGATAGGAGAGATGCCCACCGAGATGTTCCTGCATTTCTTTAAATCCTTAAGTGATGCAGCCAAAATGAATCTGAATATCAAAGCTGAAGGACAGAACGAACATCATAAGATTGAAGGAATCTTCAAAGCTTTGGCACGTGCCTTGAAGATGGCTGTGAAGAGAGATATCTATCATTATGAACTGCCTTCAACTAAAGGAATTTTATAA
- the tnpB gene encoding IS66 family insertion sequence element accessory protein TnpB (TnpB, as the term is used for proteins encoded by IS66 family insertion elements, is considered an accessory protein, since TnpC, encoded by a neighboring gene, is a DDE family transposase.), with translation MFNLNESMNYYLCPLPTDMRKSFYTLSGVVADYMQQNVKDGDVFIFINRTCTSMKILHMEYGGLVIYHKKLESGTFKLPLYDEESHVFRMTWQSLMLMVQGIDADKVTRRKRFELCLK, from the coding sequence ATGTTTAACCTGAATGAATCAATGAACTACTATCTGTGTCCGTTGCCCACAGATATGAGAAAGAGTTTTTATACTCTTAGCGGAGTTGTTGCCGATTATATGCAGCAAAATGTGAAAGACGGAGATGTTTTCATCTTCATAAACCGTACCTGCACCAGCATGAAGATACTCCATATGGAATATGGTGGTCTTGTGATTTATCACAAGAAACTTGAATCCGGCACCTTTAAACTTCCTCTTTACGATGAAGAATCTCATGTTTTCAGGATGACCTGGCAAAGTCTGATGTTAATGGTTCAGGGTATTGATGCCGATAAAGTAACACGAAGAAAAAGGTTTGAATTATGTTTAAAATAA
- a CDS encoding tyrosine-type recombinase/integrase codes for MKKTDKEWVGYWLKRYLQEYMPTIRNLSRNTITSYRDAIRQLLEYIVSRGKSLESINIEDISEALITDFLLHLETSKSCSVRTRNQRLAAIHSFAQYVATSDPQYMYWFGKLKAIPLKRDVPKEVNGKIVPQIRYLEKNEIEALLSVPDRRTQQGSRDYVLLMFLYNSGARASEIANLTINNLEIGYPGQVPRVTIHGKGNKTRVCPLWDNTVHLLLPYIERPKTEHVFLNRYGEPITRFGIYEMVTRYAEKASGTMPSIKEKNVSPHTIRHSTASHLLEAGVDINTIRSWLGHVSVNTTNIYAEVNMRMKADALKTCEISNSKKDRCWREDKSLLAFLKSI; via the coding sequence ATGAAAAAGACAGATAAAGAATGGGTAGGATATTGGTTGAAGCGATACCTGCAAGAATATATGCCGACAATAAGGAATCTCTCTCGTAATACCATTACAAGCTATAGAGATGCTATACGTCAATTGTTGGAATACATTGTATCCAGAGGTAAATCTCTGGAATCTATCAATATAGAGGACATCTCAGAAGCTCTGATTACAGACTTTTTACTCCATCTCGAAACAAGTAAGAGTTGCTCTGTAAGGACAAGAAATCAACGGCTTGCCGCAATACATAGCTTTGCCCAATATGTTGCAACATCAGATCCCCAGTATATGTATTGGTTTGGTAAACTGAAAGCAATACCTCTCAAGCGGGATGTTCCCAAGGAAGTTAACGGAAAGATCGTTCCTCAAATTAGATATCTTGAAAAGAATGAAATAGAGGCTTTATTGTCTGTTCCAGACAGAAGGACACAACAAGGATCTAGAGACTATGTTCTCCTTATGTTCCTATACAATAGTGGGGCTAGAGCATCGGAGATAGCAAACCTTACGATAAATAACCTTGAGATTGGCTATCCTGGACAAGTGCCACGTGTGACGATACATGGTAAAGGAAATAAGACAAGGGTATGCCCTCTTTGGGATAACACAGTACATCTGCTACTTCCTTATATTGAAAGACCAAAAACGGAACATGTCTTCTTGAATCGATATGGTGAACCGATAACCAGGTTTGGTATCTATGAGATGGTAACTAGGTATGCAGAGAAGGCTTCAGGGACTATGCCGTCAATAAAAGAAAAGAACGTAAGTCCGCATACAATCCGGCACTCAACAGCTTCCCATCTGCTCGAAGCTGGTGTGGATATAAATACGATACGTTCTTGGTTGGGACATGTGTCGGTAAACACTACCAACATATATGCAGAAGTCAATATGAGAATGAAAGCAGACGCACTGAAGACATGTGAGATATCAAACTCAAAGAAGGACCGTTGTTGGAGAGAGGACAAATCATTACTCGCATTCTTGAAGTCAATATGA
- a CDS encoding tyrosine-type recombinase/integrase — protein MKVNEAITQYIDYRSNLGEKVRTIKYLLLGFGKYVGFDNELVTITEDSCSKYLDFKGIQNGKATSYWFCIYSAIEGLYQWAIVRGYVENCALPKYKPNEPEIFKPYIYSNDELKRLFSTAVSYRKCFNILYPEVIQTMLKVTYSLGFRPSETVNLHVNDIDITNGIVYIRETKFYKSRMIPVGDQVLSMIKQYVSWRANVVRTITSTDNHMFLDKKGQPVKLSALQQAFRLICDMADVHRNDASRCDVRLQDLRHTFATNRITQWYKEGKNVQTLLPVLSTYLGHCNLDSTAVYISFTDNLLAEASNKFKSYVET, from the coding sequence ATGAAAGTAAATGAGGCAATAACTCAGTATATAGATTATCGCAGCAATCTCGGTGAGAAAGTTCGAACAATCAAGTATCTGTTGCTTGGGTTTGGAAAATATGTCGGTTTTGATAACGAGCTTGTTACCATAACAGAAGATAGCTGTTCCAAATATCTTGATTTTAAAGGCATACAAAACGGGAAAGCCACAAGTTATTGGTTTTGCATATACTCGGCAATAGAAGGGCTTTATCAGTGGGCAATTGTCAGAGGTTATGTCGAAAACTGTGCACTCCCGAAATACAAGCCTAATGAGCCTGAAATATTTAAGCCATATATATACTCAAACGACGAGTTGAAAAGGCTCTTTAGTACAGCTGTATCTTACAGAAAGTGCTTCAATATCCTTTATCCTGAGGTCATACAAACAATGCTAAAAGTTACTTATAGTCTTGGATTCCGTCCAAGTGAAACGGTTAACCTTCATGTAAATGACATTGATATTACTAATGGGATAGTCTATATCAGAGAGACAAAGTTCTATAAGAGTCGCATGATACCTGTGGGAGATCAAGTTCTGAGTATGATCAAGCAATATGTAAGTTGGAGAGCTAATGTTGTTCGTACGATAACCTCTACCGATAATCATATGTTTTTGGATAAAAAGGGACAGCCGGTAAAATTATCAGCCTTACAACAGGCTTTTCGTCTGATATGCGACATGGCGGATGTTCATAGAAATGATGCGTCACGATGCGATGTGCGTCTCCAAGACTTGCGTCACACGTTTGCTACTAATCGGATTACTCAATGGTACAAAGAAGGTAAAAATGTTCAAACACTCCTTCCTGTATTATCCACCTACCTTGGTCACTGCAACCTGGACAGTACAGCAGTATATATAAGCTTTACTGATAATCTCCTTGCAGAAGCTAGTAACAAGTTCAAATCCTACGTTGAGACATGA
- a CDS encoding tyrosine-type recombinase/integrase — protein MIETLFKNPMKAKTHLLSPRLQERESFLKVMKQKGRCLRSLQMAADYLLFAVHTLDLNDNNGIVRLEDIVSSGEFWKDKKSKFYVSTVVKWLYSNNMLDLRYCDNSIVFNSFSTKCHYRLRYLTYPLYQERLVYLEYLKDNGAAFSTLREHAETQLVIIDKLNIRDKRLVTKVEIEEAILKTKTDSERNHSTISAKWIKNFKSVAHDWLQYAKMLSEDNSSFPPEADLVSRYIQWAKEAKGLANPTLEGRERELLSFVTYVHQRNLSVRNLEIYDVDEYVGYRHNCGCGRRSLATIVTTLRDFTKYAYIRGCCKNLAPGMRSPKQFSLETLPSAPSWETVNVLVKHYGTSDVRGKRNTAIISMMAIYGMRSSEVANLKLKDIDWDKELIYLHRAKRGGLQSFPLMPEVGNLIADYLRNGRNNELGRDNLFLTLFMPYKNISKNCIYNIVSQAYGNLDVSIKHKGGHSLRHACASHLINNGSSLKEISDLLGHRLFDTTRIYAKVDINNLRSVAEINWEGVI, from the coding sequence ATGATTGAAACACTATTCAAAAATCCAATGAAGGCGAAAACGCATCTTCTATCGCCGCGACTTCAGGAAAGAGAATCTTTTCTGAAAGTAATGAAACAAAAAGGCCGCTGTTTAAGGTCTTTGCAGATGGCTGCAGATTATCTCCTGTTTGCCGTTCATACTCTTGATTTGAATGACAACAATGGAATTGTACGACTTGAAGACATTGTGTCAAGTGGAGAATTCTGGAAGGACAAGAAGTCTAAATTCTACGTAAGTACAGTTGTCAAATGGCTCTACAGCAACAATATGCTGGATCTTCGCTATTGTGACAACAGTATCGTCTTCAACAGTTTTAGCACGAAATGTCATTATCGGTTGAGATACCTGACATATCCTTTATATCAGGAACGACTGGTATATCTTGAATACCTCAAGGATAACGGTGCCGCATTCAGTACATTAAGAGAGCACGCGGAGACTCAACTTGTTATAATTGACAAATTAAACATTAGAGATAAACGCTTGGTTACAAAAGTAGAAATTGAGGAAGCTATATTAAAAACAAAGACCGACTCAGAAAGGAATCACTCTACAATATCAGCTAAGTGGATAAAAAACTTTAAATCTGTCGCTCATGATTGGTTACAATATGCGAAAATGCTGTCAGAGGATAATTCATCATTCCCTCCTGAAGCTGATCTTGTGTCGAGATATATACAGTGGGCAAAGGAGGCCAAAGGATTAGCTAATCCAACATTGGAGGGGAGAGAACGTGAACTTTTGTCATTTGTTACTTATGTGCACCAACGGAATCTGTCTGTAAGAAACCTGGAAATATATGATGTAGATGAATACGTAGGTTATAGACATAACTGTGGGTGTGGAAGGCGATCTTTAGCAACAATAGTCACCACGCTACGGGATTTTACCAAATATGCATATATCCGGGGATGTTGTAAAAATCTGGCGCCTGGAATGCGATCTCCTAAGCAGTTCTCCCTTGAAACGCTACCTTCAGCGCCATCATGGGAAACAGTGAATGTACTAGTTAAGCATTATGGTACATCTGATGTTAGGGGAAAAAGGAATACTGCAATAATATCAATGATGGCGATATACGGAATGCGTTCAAGTGAAGTGGCAAATCTCAAATTGAAGGATATCGATTGGGACAAAGAGCTGATATATCTTCATCGTGCCAAACGTGGTGGCCTTCAGTCTTTCCCACTAATGCCAGAGGTTGGTAATCTGATTGCTGACTATCTTAGGAACGGAAGAAACAACGAACTTGGCAGAGATAATCTGTTCTTGACTCTGTTCATGCCTTATAAAAACATATCAAAGAACTGCATCTATAATATAGTATCACAAGCGTACGGAAATCTTGATGTAAGCATAAAACATAAAGGTGGGCACTCTTTAAGACATGCCTGTGCAAGCCATCTGATCAATAATGGCAGTTCACTAAAGGAAATATCAGATTTATTGGGACATAGACTGTTTGACACAACACGTATCTATGCAAAAGTAGATATAAACAATCTAAGAAGCGTCGCTGAAATAAATTGGGAGGGCGTAATATGA
- the hisD gene encoding histidinol dehydrogenase, with protein sequence MKVIKYPKKEEWKEILKRPALNTESLNDTVRGILDRVKAEGDKAVLECEATFDKVQLDSLAVTAEEIKEAEGLISEELKAAIKLAKENIETFHTAQRFTGKKVETRPGVVCWQKAVGIEKVGLYIPGGTAPLFSTVLMLATPARIAGCKEIVLCTPPNREGKVHPAILFAAQLAGVSKIFKAGGVQAIAAMAYGTESVPKVYKIFGPGNQYVTAAKQLVSLKDVAIDMPAGPSEVEVLADSSANPAFVAADLLSQAEHGVDSQAVLITTSSELVEKVLAEVEQQLARLPRKEIAAKSLENSKLILVKDLAEAITMTNEYAPEHLIIETEGYMDVAEQITNAGSVFLGSLSPESAGDYASGTNHTLPTNGYAKAYSGVSLDSFIRKITFQEINRQGIQTIGPAIEIMAANEQLDAHKNAVTVRLNSLK encoded by the coding sequence ATGAAAGTAATCAAATATCCCAAAAAAGAGGAGTGGAAAGAAATACTTAAACGCCCCGCACTCAATACTGAAAGTCTGAACGACACAGTAAGAGGAATCCTTGATCGTGTAAAGGCAGAGGGCGATAAAGCCGTGCTTGAATGCGAAGCTACTTTTGACAAAGTACAGCTGGATAGTCTGGCTGTTACTGCGGAAGAGATAAAAGAAGCAGAAGGCTTGATTAGTGAAGAGCTGAAAGCAGCTATTAAACTAGCCAAAGAAAATATAGAAACCTTTCACACAGCACAACGTTTTACCGGAAAGAAGGTGGAAACCCGTCCGGGAGTGGTTTGCTGGCAAAAAGCTGTAGGCATTGAAAAGGTGGGATTGTATATTCCCGGAGGAACAGCCCCTTTATTCTCTACCGTATTGATGCTGGCTACTCCGGCACGTATTGCAGGATGTAAGGAGATTGTGCTTTGCACGCCTCCCAACCGTGAAGGAAAAGTACACCCTGCTATCTTGTTTGCTGCTCAACTGGCCGGAGTAAGCAAAATCTTTAAAGCGGGTGGGGTACAGGCAATTGCTGCTATGGCTTATGGAACAGAATCTGTACCAAAAGTATACAAAATATTTGGTCCGGGAAATCAATATGTAACAGCAGCCAAGCAACTTGTTTCTTTGAAGGATGTGGCAATAGATATGCCTGCCGGACCATCTGAAGTGGAAGTTCTTGCCGATTCATCTGCCAATCCTGCTTTTGTGGCAGCCGATTTATTATCACAAGCTGAACACGGAGTGGATAGTCAGGCAGTACTGATTACCACCTCTTCAGAATTGGTAGAGAAGGTTCTTGCAGAGGTAGAACAACAACTGGCTCGTCTTCCACGGAAAGAGATTGCTGCAAAATCATTGGAGAACAGCAAACTGATTCTGGTGAAAGATCTGGCCGAGGCTATAACAATGACCAATGAGTACGCTCCTGAGCACCTGATTATCGAAACTGAAGGATATATGGACGTGGCCGAACAGATAACCAACGCAGGTTCAGTGTTCCTTGGTTCACTCTCTCCTGAAAGTGCTGGTGATTATGCTTCGGGTACCAATCACACACTTCCTACCAATGGATATGCAAAGGCCTACAGCGGTGTAAGTCTGGATAGCTTTATACGTAAAATCACTTTCCAGGAGATTAATCGTCAGGGTATTCAAACTATTGGTCCGGCTATTGAAATAATGGCGGCCAATGAGCAACTGGATGCTCACAAGAATGCGGTTACAGTTAGGCTTAACAGTTTAAAATAG